One Actinoplanes missouriensis 431 DNA segment encodes these proteins:
- the adhP gene encoding alcohol dehydrogenase AdhP produces MRAAVVTSFDQPLVVQEVPLPTPGEGQIRVRVEASGLCHTDIHAAQGDWPVKPNPPFIPGHEGVGIVEELGAGVTQLAVGDRVAVPWLGYACGTCEYCVDGWETLCESQLNTGYAIDGGHAEFLVADARYVVTVPEGIDPAEAAPLTCAGVTTYKAVKVGGVTPGDRVAIFGIGGLGHLAQQYAQIFGGETIAVDVTEEKLALARDLGATHTVNAAETDPVAAIQALGGADVAVVLAASPKVLEQAHASLRRGGRLVLVSLPKDNAMSLPIFETVLKGIRVIGSIVGTRKDLAEVFRLHAAGRTRVLYETRKLDEINASIDDVLASRVPARLVLIP; encoded by the coding sequence ATGCGCGCAGCGGTGGTGACCAGCTTCGATCAGCCCCTGGTGGTCCAGGAGGTGCCTTTGCCCACTCCGGGTGAGGGACAGATCCGGGTACGGGTCGAAGCGAGCGGACTCTGCCACACCGATATCCACGCCGCTCAGGGTGACTGGCCGGTGAAGCCGAACCCTCCGTTCATTCCCGGTCACGAGGGCGTCGGCATCGTCGAGGAGCTCGGCGCCGGCGTGACGCAACTCGCCGTGGGTGATCGGGTCGCCGTGCCGTGGCTGGGATACGCCTGCGGCACCTGTGAGTACTGCGTCGACGGCTGGGAGACGCTCTGCGAGTCGCAGCTGAACACCGGTTATGCGATCGACGGCGGGCACGCGGAGTTCCTGGTGGCCGACGCCCGCTACGTGGTCACGGTTCCGGAGGGCATCGACCCGGCCGAGGCGGCGCCGCTCACGTGCGCCGGGGTCACCACGTACAAAGCGGTCAAGGTCGGTGGCGTGACGCCGGGCGACCGGGTCGCGATCTTCGGGATCGGCGGCCTGGGGCACCTGGCGCAGCAGTACGCGCAGATCTTCGGCGGGGAGACGATCGCCGTCGACGTGACCGAGGAGAAGCTGGCTCTGGCCCGCGACCTGGGCGCGACGCACACGGTGAACGCGGCCGAAACTGATCCGGTCGCCGCGATTCAGGCGCTGGGTGGCGCGGACGTGGCGGTGGTCCTCGCGGCGAGCCCGAAGGTTCTCGAGCAGGCGCACGCGTCGCTGCGGCGCGGCGGCCGGCTGGTGCTGGTGTCGCTGCCGAAGGACAACGCGATGTCGCTGCCGATCTTCGAGACGGTGCTGAAGGGGATCCGGGTGATCGGGTCGATCGTCGGCACCCGCAAGGATCTCGCCGAGGTGTTCCGGCTGCACGCCGCCGGGCGGACGAGGGTGCTCTACGAGACCCGCAAGCTCGACGAGATCAACGCCTCGATCGACGACGTTCTCGCGAGCCGGGTGCCGGCCCGCCTCGTCCTCATCCCCTGA
- the pflB gene encoding formate C-acetyltransferase: MQAWRGFAGESWRDSIDVSAFLRDNVEPYLGDAGFLAGPTQRTEKIWQQLQRMFVEERRRGIYDVDAHTPSGITAHEPGYLDRDAELIVGLQTNAPLRRAIMPAGGLRMVRQGLAAYGYSLDERVEEIFTRYRKTHNDGVFDAYPQSVLAARRSHVITGLPDAYGRGRIIGDYRRVALYGVDRLIAERRALKVALDGRLSSEDVIRDREELAEQIRALQELRFMAERYGYDISGPATTGREAIQWVYFAYLAATKEQNGAAMSLGRTASFVDVYLQRDLAEGTLTEEQAQELVDDFVIKLRIIRFLRTPEYDELFSGDPTWVTESLGGIDADGKPLVTRTSFRYLQTLYNLGPAPEPNLTVLWSPSLPEGFKRFCAQVSMDTSAIQYENDDLIRPVYSDDTAIACCVSAMRVGKDMQFFGARANLAKALLYAINGGRDEISGDVVAPGLTPVNVDVLDYDDVLTALDNTLDWLAEVYVDALNVIHYMHDKYAYERLEMALHDYPVNRYLATGIAGLSVAVDSLSAIKYAQVKVLRDETGLAVDYQVDGTFPTYGNNDDRADAIAVDLVERFMAKIRRQPAYRGATPTLSVLTITSNVVYGKHTGNTPDGRRAGEPFAPGANPMNGRDKHGLVAAALSVAKLPYDSARDGISLTTTVTPDGLGHSRDERIGNLVGVLDGYTDAGGFHLNVNVLNRATLEDAMAHPEKYPQLTIRVSGYAVNFVRLTTEQQRDVISRTFHGAL; encoded by the coding sequence ATGCAAGCGTGGCGAGGCTTCGCCGGTGAGAGCTGGCGGGACAGCATCGACGTCAGCGCGTTCCTGCGGGACAACGTGGAACCGTACCTCGGTGACGCGGGTTTCCTGGCCGGGCCGACGCAGCGCACCGAGAAGATCTGGCAGCAGTTGCAGCGGATGTTCGTCGAGGAGCGCCGGCGCGGGATCTACGACGTGGACGCGCACACCCCGTCGGGCATCACCGCGCACGAGCCGGGTTATCTGGACCGCGACGCCGAGCTGATCGTCGGGTTGCAGACCAACGCGCCGCTGCGCCGCGCGATCATGCCGGCCGGTGGGTTGCGCATGGTGCGCCAGGGGCTCGCCGCGTACGGCTACAGCCTGGACGAACGTGTCGAGGAGATCTTCACGCGGTACCGCAAGACGCACAACGACGGCGTGTTCGACGCCTACCCGCAGTCCGTCCTCGCGGCCCGCCGCTCGCACGTGATCACCGGGCTGCCGGACGCGTACGGCCGTGGCCGGATCATCGGCGACTACCGGCGGGTGGCCCTCTACGGCGTGGACCGGCTGATCGCCGAGCGCCGGGCACTCAAGGTGGCCCTGGACGGACGGCTGTCGTCGGAGGACGTCATCCGGGACCGGGAGGAGCTGGCCGAGCAGATCCGCGCCCTGCAGGAGCTGCGGTTCATGGCGGAGAGGTACGGCTACGACATCTCCGGCCCGGCGACGACCGGCCGCGAGGCGATCCAGTGGGTGTACTTCGCGTACCTGGCGGCGACGAAGGAGCAGAACGGCGCGGCCATGTCGCTGGGGCGCACGGCCAGCTTCGTCGACGTCTACCTGCAGCGTGACCTGGCCGAGGGGACACTCACCGAGGAGCAGGCGCAGGAGCTCGTCGACGACTTCGTGATCAAGCTGCGGATCATCCGGTTCCTGCGCACCCCGGAGTACGACGAGCTGTTCTCCGGCGACCCGACGTGGGTGACCGAGTCGCTCGGCGGGATCGACGCGGACGGGAAGCCGCTGGTCACCCGGACCAGCTTCCGGTACCTGCAGACGCTGTACAACCTGGGGCCGGCGCCGGAGCCGAACCTGACGGTGCTCTGGTCGCCGTCGTTGCCGGAGGGGTTCAAGCGGTTCTGCGCGCAGGTGTCGATGGACACGAGCGCGATCCAGTACGAGAACGACGACCTGATCCGGCCGGTGTACAGCGACGACACGGCGATCGCGTGCTGCGTGTCGGCGATGCGGGTCGGCAAGGACATGCAGTTCTTCGGCGCGCGGGCGAACCTGGCGAAGGCGTTGCTGTACGCGATCAACGGCGGACGCGACGAGATCAGTGGTGACGTCGTGGCGCCTGGGTTGACGCCGGTCAATGTTGACGTCCTCGACTATGACGACGTGTTGACTGCACTGGACAACACGCTCGACTGGCTCGCGGAAGTCTATGTTGACGCACTCAACGTCATTCACTACATGCACGACAAGTACGCCTACGAACGCCTGGAGATGGCGCTCCACGACTATCCCGTCAACAGGTACCTCGCGACCGGCATAGCGGGACTCTCGGTGGCCGTCGACAGCCTGTCGGCTATCAAGTACGCCCAGGTCAAGGTGCTGCGCGACGAGACCGGTCTCGCGGTGGACTACCAGGTGGACGGGACGTTCCCGACGTACGGCAACAACGACGACCGGGCCGACGCGATCGCCGTGGACCTGGTCGAGCGGTTCATGGCGAAGATCCGGCGGCAGCCGGCGTACCGGGGCGCCACGCCGACCCTGTCGGTGCTGACCATCACGTCGAACGTGGTGTACGGCAAGCACACCGGCAACACGCCGGACGGCCGGCGTGCCGGTGAACCGTTCGCGCCCGGCGCCAACCCGATGAACGGCCGGGACAAGCACGGCCTGGTCGCGGCGGCGCTGTCGGTGGCGAAACTGCCGTACGACTCGGCCCGCGACGGCATCTCGCTGACCACCACGGTCACGCCGGACGGTCTCGGGCACTCCCGGGACGAGCGGATCGGCAACCTGGTCGGGGTACTCGACGGGTACACCGACGCGGGTGGCTTCCACCTCAACGTCAACGTGCTGAACCGGGCGACCCTGGAGGACGCGATGGCCCACCCGGAGAAGTACCCGCAACTGACCATCCGGGTCTCCGGGTACGCGGTGAACTTCGTCCGGCTCACCACCGAACAGCAGCGCGACGTCATCTCGCGCACCTTCCACGGCGCGCTGTGA
- the pflA gene encoding pyruvate formate-lyase-activating protein — MLRELTGSVHSFDVSTGVDGPGTRFVAFLAGCPLRCQYCHSPDTWYRRSGTPTTPDELLAEIRRYERFIKVAGGGVTISGGEPLQQPAFVRDVLRRCKELGLHTAVDTSGYLGDRADDDLLDVTDLVLLDIKSGDPGTYRSVTRTGRLAPTVRFAHRLADRGLPIWVRFVLVPGLTDAPENVEAVAAIAASVPTVQRVEVLPFHRLGAAKYEALGVDFPLAGTEAPEPELVERVRGQFRDHGLCVF, encoded by the coding sequence ATGCTCCGGGAACTGACCGGTTCCGTCCACTCGTTCGACGTGTCGACCGGGGTGGACGGGCCGGGCACCCGGTTCGTGGCGTTCCTCGCCGGATGCCCGCTGCGCTGCCAGTACTGCCACAGTCCGGACACCTGGTACCGGCGCTCCGGCACGCCCACCACCCCGGACGAGCTGCTCGCCGAGATCCGCCGCTACGAGCGGTTCATCAAGGTCGCCGGCGGCGGCGTGACGATCAGTGGCGGGGAGCCGCTGCAGCAGCCCGCGTTCGTGCGGGACGTGCTGCGGCGGTGCAAGGAACTGGGCCTGCACACGGCCGTCGACACCAGTGGATACCTCGGTGACCGGGCCGACGACGACCTGCTCGACGTCACCGACCTGGTGCTGCTGGACATCAAATCGGGAGATCCGGGGACCTATCGGTCGGTCACCCGTACCGGCCGCCTCGCGCCCACCGTGCGCTTCGCGCACCGGCTCGCCGACCGAGGACTGCCCATCTGGGTACGGTTCGTGCTCGTCCCCGGTCTGACGGATGCCCCGGAGAACGTCGAAGCGGTGGCCGCGATCGCCGCGTCGGTGCCGACCGTGCAACGGGTCGAGGTGCTGCCGTTCCACCGGCTCGGCGCGGCCAAGTACGAGGCTCTGGGAGTGGACTTCCCCCTGGCCGGGACGGAGGCGCCGGAGCCGGAGCTGGTCGAGCGGGTGCGGGGACAGTTTCGTGATCATGGACTGTGCGTATTCTGA
- a CDS encoding lycopene cyclase family protein has translation MRPVEVDLALVGYGGAAALVLAALTRAGVTDLRVAVIDPVPGAKPRTWAYWTGPTDDLDRVLDAQWPGVDLFGPTGRRQRIELSPLRYAMVRSEPVFGLAAEAAERLNARTMVANVERLADDGAGVDVIDDGEATVARARWVLDSRPAKPVTVGRTFWLQHFRGWWVRSAEDLFDPASAVLMDFRTPQPARGVSFGYVLPTGPRTALIEYTEFSPSRLDDAGYDGALRAYVKQLGLDRLVVDEVEDGAIPMTDARFDPRPSARVVRIGTAGGATRPSTGYTFSAMRRQATEIAQLIRSGRDPVPGAAYPRRHLWMDAVALRAWDGGLVSAPEFFERLFLRNPADRVLRFLDGQTTPAEELALMASTPLVPMSRAAAEVGFSSLSRRF, from the coding sequence CTGAGGCCGGTGGAGGTTGATCTCGCACTGGTCGGCTACGGCGGCGCCGCGGCGCTGGTCCTCGCCGCGCTGACCAGGGCCGGCGTGACGGACCTGCGGGTCGCGGTGATCGACCCCGTTCCCGGTGCGAAGCCGCGGACCTGGGCGTACTGGACCGGCCCCACCGACGACCTCGATCGGGTCCTGGACGCCCAGTGGCCCGGCGTGGACCTCTTCGGTCCGACCGGCCGCCGCCAGCGCATCGAGCTCAGTCCCCTGCGGTACGCGATGGTCCGCTCCGAGCCGGTCTTCGGGCTCGCCGCCGAGGCAGCCGAGCGCCTCAACGCCCGGACCATGGTGGCGAACGTCGAACGGCTGGCCGACGACGGCGCCGGTGTCGACGTGATCGACGACGGCGAGGCGACGGTGGCCCGGGCTCGCTGGGTTCTCGACTCCCGGCCGGCGAAACCGGTCACCGTCGGCCGGACCTTCTGGCTTCAGCACTTCCGTGGCTGGTGGGTGCGCTCCGCCGAGGACCTCTTCGACCCGGCGTCGGCGGTGCTGATGGACTTCCGGACCCCGCAGCCGGCCCGCGGGGTGTCGTTCGGGTACGTGCTGCCGACCGGTCCGCGCACCGCGCTGATCGAGTACACCGAGTTCTCCCCCAGCCGGCTGGACGATGCGGGTTATGACGGGGCGCTTCGGGCGTACGTGAAGCAGTTGGGTCTTGATCGTCTGGTTGTCGACGAGGTGGAGGACGGCGCGATCCCGATGACCGACGCGCGGTTCGACCCGAGGCCGTCGGCGCGGGTGGTGCGGATCGGGACGGCGGGCGGGGCGACGCGGCCGTCGACCGGGTACACGTTCTCGGCGATGCGGCGGCAGGCCACGGAGATCGCTCAGCTGATCAGATCCGGTCGTGATCCGGTGCCGGGTGCGGCCTATCCGCGGCGGCATCTGTGGATGGACGCGGTCGCGCTGCGGGCGTGGGACGGCGGGCTGGTGTCCGCGCCGGAGTTCTTCGAGCGGCTGTTCCTGCGCAATCCGGCGGATCGGGTGCTGCGCTTCCTGGACGGGCAGACGACGCCGGCGGAGGAGCTGGCCCTGATGGCGTCGACGCCGCTGGTGCCGATGTCGCGGGCAGCCGCTGAGGTGGGGTTTTCGTCGCTTTCGCGGCGGTTCTGA
- a CDS encoding BTAD domain-containing putative transcriptional regulator has translation MRLPGGPPRAISGEILRTRLIDRLAARWDVPVTTVVAGPGFGKSTALAQAMRRHAADPRGVEAWVTCEPGDEDARRLATAVCRAFGVPAPAVTPLDAALEALRSASPIETCLILDDCHEIPAGSSGERLIADLVRHLPAGAHLLLSGRRLPAAPLARLHAAELIRCFHQADLAFDEGELAQAAGHADRAAADVAGLGGWPALVRLTLAAPPGVARDYLWEEVVSGLSPADREALLYLAMLGSADASDLLDRVPLVARFGDGRIRAHHLWTDALTRLLPAAQVASVRAHAAGLLLDRGDALRAGSIAIEAGDVDLLDRAATVLVASTLATFPQDTGVRWLAAVAETEHGRPGLRLLTAATRYASRAGDREVDGIVDAAFRDGDARLRTAALSLATIAAHARGDENRLAELFQESLDLPGADAEPTLRLLMAGVRGAIFELMGSIDDALALVEALPPDDVDHQPGKIIVRFHVYLLLLAGRADEAAVIAQKHLSTSPYAHVRRMPQFARWLAGDPRDLLPAAHSPDRPAHLPEPDANDRYRFNFLAFATVVAASLGDRPALEHSWSQLAAGDLGHSWSPLVGGGLGYSGSPLAPGGLGGDTRDAAMLATAAAARAILNGDEEQARAMFAAFVGEHPLSDPVAAVHLRRFLGYGYVLSPPARRTWDSTPLGPAHQRVREVARLLLAARAGRLTSVPMAGVTPETVLIALPLPWAVELAAHAAGAGLPFGRRLFQWLVDHLGSRAHDALRPLAGRISGARRLLDAVPITPSAATVVSVLGPLRVLVDGRPVELRRRRVRQLLTILAVTGEIDRDRLMDLLWPDLDPAAAARNLRVTLTYLRQALGADHLRCDRSWVRLVRSKALTVDLADLRDHLAEADAARSRGDPAATGPALAAAVGLWRGDPLTDLVGFDGVAAGVLAELTEAALTLGERRFAEGDTTAAAELARRALAAEPYAERGMRLLLAAETQRRDPVALGRVVCRVREALNTLGAPPEPATRIVLRQAELAGARR, from the coding sequence GTGCGACTTCCCGGCGGCCCACCACGGGCGATCAGCGGCGAGATTCTGCGGACCCGGCTGATCGACCGTCTCGCCGCGCGCTGGGACGTCCCGGTCACGACCGTCGTCGCGGGTCCCGGCTTCGGCAAGTCGACGGCGCTGGCCCAGGCGATGCGGCGGCACGCCGCCGACCCGCGCGGCGTCGAGGCGTGGGTGACCTGCGAACCCGGTGACGAGGACGCCCGCCGCCTGGCCACCGCCGTCTGCCGCGCGTTCGGCGTGCCGGCGCCGGCGGTCACGCCGCTCGACGCCGCGCTGGAGGCGCTGCGCTCGGCGTCACCGATCGAGACGTGCCTGATCCTCGACGACTGCCACGAGATCCCGGCCGGATCGTCCGGCGAGCGGCTGATCGCGGACCTGGTGCGGCACCTGCCGGCCGGCGCGCATCTGCTGCTCAGCGGGCGGCGGCTGCCGGCCGCGCCGCTGGCCCGGCTGCACGCCGCCGAGCTGATCCGCTGCTTCCACCAGGCCGATCTCGCTTTCGACGAGGGCGAGCTCGCGCAGGCCGCCGGGCACGCCGACCGGGCCGCCGCCGACGTCGCCGGGCTCGGTGGCTGGCCCGCGCTGGTCCGGCTCACGCTCGCGGCGCCACCCGGCGTGGCGCGGGACTACCTCTGGGAGGAGGTGGTCAGCGGCCTCAGCCCCGCCGACCGGGAAGCGCTGCTCTATCTCGCGATGCTCGGTTCCGCCGACGCCTCCGACCTGCTGGACCGGGTTCCGCTGGTGGCTCGCTTCGGCGACGGCCGGATCCGGGCGCACCACCTCTGGACCGACGCGCTGACCAGGCTGCTTCCCGCCGCGCAGGTGGCGTCCGTCCGCGCGCACGCCGCCGGCCTGCTGCTGGACCGCGGTGACGCGCTGCGGGCCGGCAGCATCGCGATCGAGGCCGGTGACGTGGACCTGCTGGACCGCGCCGCCACCGTGCTCGTCGCCTCGACGCTGGCGACGTTCCCGCAGGACACCGGCGTGCGCTGGCTGGCCGCGGTGGCCGAGACCGAACACGGGCGGCCGGGGCTGCGGCTGCTCACCGCCGCCACCCGCTACGCCTCGCGGGCCGGCGACCGCGAGGTCGACGGCATCGTGGACGCGGCCTTCCGCGACGGCGACGCACGGCTGAGGACCGCGGCGCTGAGCCTCGCGACGATCGCCGCGCACGCCCGCGGCGACGAGAACCGGCTCGCCGAGCTCTTCCAGGAATCGCTCGACCTGCCCGGCGCCGATGCCGAGCCCACCTTGCGGCTGCTGATGGCCGGGGTGCGCGGCGCCATCTTCGAGCTGATGGGGTCGATCGACGACGCGCTCGCGCTGGTCGAGGCGCTCCCACCCGACGACGTGGATCATCAACCGGGCAAGATCATCGTACGGTTCCATGTGTACCTCCTGCTGCTGGCCGGCCGCGCCGACGAGGCGGCGGTGATCGCGCAGAAGCACCTGTCCACCTCGCCGTACGCGCACGTCCGCCGGATGCCGCAGTTCGCCCGCTGGCTGGCCGGCGACCCCCGCGACCTGCTGCCCGCCGCCCACTCCCCGGACCGTCCCGCCCACCTGCCGGAACCTGACGCCAACGACCGCTACCGGTTCAACTTCCTCGCCTTCGCCACCGTCGTCGCCGCCTCCCTCGGCGACCGGCCGGCCCTCGAACACTCCTGGTCCCAGCTCGCCGCTGGCGACCTCGGGCACTCCTGGTCTCCACTCGTCGGGGGTGGGCTTGGGTACTCCGGGTCCCCGCTCGCCCCGGGGGGTCTCGGCGGCGATACCCGCGACGCTGCGATGCTGGCCACGGCCGCCGCCGCCCGCGCGATCCTGAACGGCGACGAGGAGCAGGCCCGGGCGATGTTCGCCGCCTTCGTCGGCGAACATCCGCTGAGCGATCCGGTTGCGGCGGTGCATCTGCGGCGTTTCCTCGGGTACGGGTACGTGCTGTCCCCGCCGGCCCGCCGCACCTGGGACAGCACGCCGCTCGGGCCGGCCCACCAGCGGGTCCGCGAGGTCGCCCGGCTGCTGCTCGCGGCCCGCGCCGGACGGCTGACATCGGTCCCGATGGCCGGCGTGACACCGGAGACCGTGCTGATCGCGCTGCCCCTGCCGTGGGCGGTGGAACTGGCCGCGCACGCGGCGGGCGCGGGCCTGCCGTTCGGCCGCAGGCTGTTCCAGTGGCTCGTCGACCACCTGGGCAGCCGGGCCCACGACGCCCTGCGACCCCTGGCCGGTCGGATCTCCGGTGCACGGCGGTTGCTCGACGCTGTCCCGATCACCCCGTCCGCCGCCACCGTGGTCTCCGTCCTCGGTCCGCTGCGGGTCCTGGTCGACGGACGTCCTGTCGAACTGCGCCGCCGCCGGGTCCGCCAGCTGCTCACGATCCTGGCCGTGACCGGCGAGATCGACCGCGACCGCCTCATGGACCTGCTCTGGCCCGACCTGGACCCGGCCGCGGCCGCCCGCAACCTGCGGGTCACCCTCACCTATCTGCGGCAGGCCCTCGGTGCCGACCACCTGCGCTGCGACAGATCATGGGTCCGGCTGGTGCGCTCCAAGGCCCTCACCGTCGACCTGGCCGACCTGCGGGACCACCTGGCGGAGGCGGACGCGGCCCGCAGCCGAGGTGACCCGGCAGCCACCGGCCCGGCCCTGGCCGCCGCCGTAGGGTTGTGGCGCGGCGACCCGCTCACCGACCTGGTCGGCTTCGACGGCGTCGCCGCGGGTGTGCTCGCCGAACTGACCGAGGCCGCCCTCACACTGGGCGAACGCCGTTTCGCCGAGGGCGACACCACCGCCGCCGCCGAGCTGGCCCGCCGCGCGCTGGCCGCCGAGCCCTACGCCGAGCGGGGCATGCGGTTGCTGCTCGCGGCGGAGACCCAGCGGCGTGATCCGGTGGCGCTGGGCCGGGTTGTGTGCCGGGTCCGGGAGGCGTTGAACACGCTGGGCGCGCCCCCGGAGCCGGCGACCCGCATCGTGCTGAGGCAGGCCGAGCTGGCAGGCGCCCGCCGTTAG
- a CDS encoding alpha/beta hydrolase: MLIARRKLFALLAGVILGAGGLCAPATATERPAAAKLRPVVFVHGSAGSALQFRTQAKRLAGNGYPARLIEAHEYDSPNIATILPQVYAGLDARIDRLLAASGADRVDLLAHSLGTFVMQGYLNSSPARAARVAHYVNLDGRPAAALPGGVPTLAIWGEGDPARAVAGATNVSFPDQSHTQTVSSVETFREFYRFFRGRDPRTTAIVADRHPQVSGRAVLFPSNAGAEDATVEVYRLDPRNGRRLSKRPAHVRQVAADGAFAPVPVNPRARYEFALVRPGQATHHFYFEPFQRTDTLVRLLTSRPGEGIGALVDTSERHTALTFQRQKEWWGDQGAAGDQLWINGRQVLNAANAPRVKRVIGVFAFDDGSDRVTDLSAPLPEFFGITFMTGLDLFMPARGTVSIVARSRSDGWTYLPVPAWRSDQHRVSIEIDDN; this comes from the coding sequence GTGTTGATTGCTCGCCGAAAGCTTTTCGCCCTGCTCGCCGGCGTCATCCTCGGCGCCGGCGGGCTCTGCGCTCCGGCAACGGCAACCGAGAGGCCGGCAGCGGCGAAACTCCGGCCGGTCGTGTTCGTGCACGGCAGCGCCGGCTCCGCCCTGCAGTTCCGCACCCAGGCCAAGCGCCTGGCCGGCAACGGGTATCCGGCCCGGCTCATCGAGGCGCACGAGTACGACTCACCGAACATCGCCACGATCCTGCCGCAGGTCTACGCCGGACTCGACGCCCGCATCGACCGGCTCCTCGCCGCCAGCGGCGCCGACCGGGTCGACCTGCTCGCGCACTCGCTCGGCACGTTCGTGATGCAGGGCTACCTGAACAGCTCACCGGCCCGCGCCGCGCGGGTCGCCCACTACGTCAACCTGGACGGCCGGCCCGCCGCGGCGCTGCCCGGCGGCGTGCCGACGCTGGCGATCTGGGGTGAGGGCGACCCGGCCCGTGCCGTCGCCGGCGCCACCAACGTCTCGTTCCCGGACCAGTCGCACACCCAGACGGTCTCGTCGGTGGAGACGTTCCGGGAGTTCTACCGCTTCTTCCGGGGCCGCGACCCGCGCACCACGGCGATCGTCGCGGACCGCCACCCGCAGGTCTCCGGGAGGGCCGTCCTCTTCCCCAGCAACGCCGGGGCCGAGGACGCGACGGTGGAGGTGTACCGGCTCGACCCGCGCAACGGCCGGCGGCTGTCGAAACGGCCCGCGCACGTGCGTCAGGTGGCCGCCGACGGCGCGTTCGCCCCGGTTCCGGTCAACCCCCGGGCCCGGTACGAGTTCGCCCTGGTCCGTCCCGGGCAGGCCACCCACCACTTCTACTTCGAACCGTTCCAGCGCACCGACACCCTGGTCCGACTTCTCACCAGCCGGCCCGGCGAGGGCATCGGCGCTCTGGTCGACACGAGTGAGCGGCACACGGCCCTGACGTTCCAGCGCCAGAAGGAGTGGTGGGGCGACCAGGGCGCGGCCGGCGACCAGTTGTGGATCAACGGGCGGCAGGTGCTCAACGCCGCCAACGCGCCGCGGGTCAAGCGGGTGATCGGCGTCTTCGCCTTCGACGACGGCAGCGATCGCGTCACCGACCTGTCGGCGCCGCTGCCGGAGTTCTTCGGCATCACGTTCATGACCGGGCTGGACCTGTTCATGCCGGCGCGGGGCACGGTCTCGATCGTCGCGAGGTCCCGCAGCGACGGCTGGACCTATCTGCCGGTCCCGGCGTGGCGCTCCGATCAGCACCGGGTGAGCATCGAGATCGACGACAACTGA